The DNA segment GCCGTAGTACTCGGCGGAGCGGAGCTCGAAGTCCACCCAGGCCGCGATGTCGGACGAGGTGCCGCGCAGCAGGTCCACCGAGGTCTGGGCCAGCGACTCGGGCAGGGCCGCGGCGTGCGCGTCGGCGACGAGGGCGCGGATCCCGGCGAGCGCGGCCAGCGCACGGGCCCGCTTCTCCCGCCCGGCCAGCAGCATCCTGAACCGTCCGGCGGCGGGCTTCGCCTCGGTCAGCAGCGGGCCGAGGCGCTGGGCGAGGGCCGTGGCCTCGTCCACCGTGCGCCGTGCCGCCGGGCCCGCCTCCACGAGTACGTGCAGGGCCTCGACCAGTGCGGTGGTCGCGGGTTCCGGGCGGTCGACGTCGATATGGACGGCCACCGTCTCGTGCACGGCCTCGGACAGCCGCCGGGCGGCGGCGAGCATCTGGTCGACGGTGCGCTGCCCGACGCCGGGGATCTGCCGCAGCCGGTACGGCCCCGCTTCGAGGACCTCGCCGACCGTGCGCAGACCGCTCTTGTCGACGTTGCCCAGCCGCAGCCGGCCCTCGGTGACGTCCTGGAGCCGGGCGACCGGGATGGCGCCGAGTTCCCGCGCGACCGCCCCGTCGTGGATCGGCTTCAGCGCCGCGCGCACCGCCTCGACCGCCCTGGCATGGTCACCGGCCACCGCCTGCGCCGCCTCGTACAGCCGCGCCCCACCCGCGAGTGCCTCCCGCCCGTCGTGCCCCACCCTTGCCGCCCCCACTCCTCGCCACCGAACTCACGCACCCCCAGGAACATAAAAGATTCCCATACGACGGGGGGATGGGAGGGGGTCAGCGTACGACGGGGTGAGGTGAGGGAGTCAGCGCCGGATGAACCCGAGATCCGTCGCCGTGGCGACCGCCGCCGTGCGGGAGTCGACGGCCAGTTTCGTGTAGACGCGGGCGAGGTGGGACTTGACGGTTCCCTCGGTGAGGTGGAGGCGCTGGGCGATGGCCTGGTTGGAGAGACCGTCGGCGACCAGGACGAGGACCTCGGTCTCGCGCCGGGTCAGGGCGGTGCCCGGCATGCGCAGCCGGTTCATGAGCCGTTCGGCGACGGTGGGCGCGAGGGTGGTGCGGCCGGCCGCCGCGGTGCGCACGGCGGCGGCCAGGTCCTCGGGCGGCGCGTCCTTGAGCAGGTATCCGGTGGCCCCGGCTTCGATGGCGGGCAGCGTGTCCGCGTCGGAGTCGTACGTGGTGACGACCAGCACCCTGGGCGCCCCGGCCCGGGCGGTGATCAGCGCGGTGGCCTCCGCACCGCCCATGCCCCTGCCGAACTGGAGGTCCATGAGCACCACGTCGACATCGCCCCCGGCGGCGCGGGCCACGGCCTCCTCCGCGGTGGCGGCCTCGGCCACGACGACCAGCCCGGGCTCGGTCTCCAGCACGGCCCGCAGCCCGGCCCGGACCACGGGGTGGTCGTCGGCCAGGAGCAGCCGGATGGGGGCGCGCGGAGAGCTGTCGTCGGTCACGGGCGGGCCTCGGGCGTGGTGTCGGGGGCGGGCGGGCTGTCGTACATGATCTCGGGCGGGCCGTCGGCAGGCCCGCCGAGCGGGAGCCGGGCGGTCAGGGAGGTGCCCCTGCCCGGCGCGGACTCGATGGTCAGGGTGCCGCCGAGGGCGCGCATCCGGGCGCGCATCGCCGCCAGGCCGAAGCCGCCGCTCTCCGGGTCGGGGGCGGGCAACAGGGCGGGGTCGAAGCCGGTGCCGTCGTCGGTGATGTCGAGGGTGACGCGGTCGCCGAGGTAGCCGAGGGTGATCTCGGCGCCGGTGGCGTGGGCGTGCCGCACGGTGTTGGCGAGGGCGGACTGGGCGATGCGCAGCAGGGCGACCTCGTGCTCCGTGGCCAGCGGGACCGGGTCGCCGGTGCGGTGGAAGCGCGCGGTGATCCGGTGACGGGCACCGGTCGTGGCGCACAGCCGGGCCAGCGCGTCGGCCAGCGTGGTGCCGTCCAGGGCGGGCGGGGTGAGGGCGGCGACGAAGCGGCGGGCCTCGGCGAGGTTGTCCACCGCGGCCCGGCGGGCCGCCACCACATGGCCGGCGGCGGCATCGGGCCGGTCGGGCAGGGCGCGTTCGGCGGCGCGCAGCAGCAACTGGATGCTGGAGAGGCCCTGGGCGAGGGTGTCGTGGATCTCCCGGGCCAGCCGTTCGCGTTCGGCCAGCACGCCCGCGGTGTGCTGGACCCGGTCCAGGTCGGCGCGGGTGGCGGTGAGTTCCTCGATCAGGCGCCTGCGCCGCTCGCTCTCCCGGTACAGGGCCTGGTAGCCCCGTACCACCGCGACCGCGACCGCGGCGCCGAGCGCGGGCCCGATCGCCATGGCCGCGCCGAAGGAGCCCTGGTGGGCGGCGAACCCGGCGATGGCCGCCGCCGCGGTCGCGGCCACGGCGGCGAGCCCGGCCCGGCGCGGCAGCAGATGGAGCTGGAGGAAGTACAGCGGGAACGCCAGCCACACGGCGTCCGAGGACAGCGCCAGCAGCACCAGCCATACGGCGCCCACCGCGGCGAGCCACAGCGCGGCGGCCCGTCGGGAGCGGCGCACGCGGGGCAGCAGCGGACCGGCCGCGTACACCCCGGCGCAGGCCAGGGCGACGGCCACGACCGGCCGGGCGGCGGTCCCGTCGTCGGCGACGGCCCGCCACGCGGCCAGCGTGAGCAGGCCGAGGACCAGCAGGTGCAGGCACCAGGACAGGGCCCGGGTCGTCGGGGTCGGAGCGGGGGAAGCGGTGTTCACAGTGCCTCCCAGACTACGGAGGCCGCCGGGCCGCCGGCCTCTGTCGAAAGGTGGAACCCGGCCGCCGCCTTCCGGCCCGTGAAGTGCCGTCCTGCGCCGGACGCGCGCACGGGGGCCCGGCGGCGACGGTGAGGGCCTACCGCTTTTCCCCGCCGGAAGGACAGCCGAGGCCGTGTTCGTCGCCTGGAGAGATCTGAGGTTCGCCAAGGGGCGGTTCGCCCTGATGGGGACCGTCGTCGTACTGATCACCCTGCTGGTCGGGCTGCTGTCCGGGCTGACGGCCGGACTGGGCCGGCAGAACATCTCGGCGATCACCGGCCTGCCCGCCACCGCGATCGCCTTCCAGGCCCCCGCCCGCGGCCAGGGTCCCTCGTACGCCGATTCCACCGTCACCGAGGCCCAGCGGCGGCAGTGGGCCGAGGCCCCCGGCGTCGAGAGCGCCGAACCGCTCGGGATCACCCCCACCAAGGCCACCGCCGGGGACCGGAGCACCGGGGTCTCCGTCTTCGGCGTCCGGCCCGGCTCCCGCCTCGCCCCGGACAGCGGCCGGCTGGACGACCGTACGGTGGTGCTCTCCACCGGCGCCGCCGACGGCCTCGGCGTGACGGCCGGCGGCTCCCTCACCCTCGCCGGACAGCGGCTGACGGTCGGCGCGGTGCGGGGCGACGCCTTCTTCAGCCACACCCCGGTCGTCTGGACCAGCCTCGACGTCTGGCGCCGGACCGCGCCGCCCACCGGCGACGGGGGCCGCCCGGCCGCCGGTGTCCTCGCCCTGACCACCTCCGGGGCCGATACCGCGGCCATCGACCGGCGGGCCGGCACCAGGACCGTCTCCATCGCCGACTCGCTGTCCGCGATCGGCTCCTACACCTCCGAGAACGGCTCCCTCCAGCTGATGCGCGGCTTCCTGTTCGCCATCTCCGCCCTGGTCATCGGCGCCTTCTTCACCGTGTGGACCATCCAGCGCGGCACGGACGTCGCCGTCCTGAAGGCCCTGGGCGCCGCCACCGGCTACCTGCTCAAGGACGCGCTCGGCCAGGCCGTCGTGCTGCTCGTCGGCGGCACCCTGCTCGGCACCGGCATGGCCGCCGCCCTGGGCGCCCTCGTCGTGGGCGGCGCCGTGCCCTTCGTCCTCTCCCCGGGCACCGTCCTGGTCCCGGCCGCGGTGACGGTCGTACTCGGCGCCCTCGGGGCCGCGCTGTCCGTCCGCCGCATCACCTCCGTCGACCCGCTGACCGCCCTGGGGAGCGCCCGATGAGCCTGTGCCTGAGCGACATCACCCTCACCTATCCCGACGGCGACACCCGGCTGACCGCCCTGGACCGGGTCGGCCTGGAGGTGCCCCGGGGCAGCCTGACCGCCGTGGTCGGCCCGTCCGGCTCCGGCAAGTCCAGCCTCCTCGCCGTCGCCGCCACCCTGATCACGCCGGACACCGGCACCGTCACCGTCGACGGCATCCGCACCACCGGACTGAGCCGGGGCGAGCTGACCGAGCTGCGCCGGGGGCGGATCGGCATCGTCTTCCAGCAGCCCCATCTGCTGCCCTCCCTGACCGCCGCCGAGCAGCTCCAGGTGATGGCCCATATCGACGGCCGCTCCCCCGCCGGGGCGCGCGGCCGGGCCATGGGACTTCTCGACGCGGTCGGCCTCGCCGGCCAGGCCGGGCGCCGCCCCCACCAGCTCTCCGGCGGCCAGCGTCAGCGCGTCAACATCGCCCGCGCCCTGATGAACGACCCCACCGTCCTCCTGGTCGACGAACCCACCAGCGCCCTGGACCACGAGCGCGGCACCGCCGTCCTCGATCTGCTCACCCGGCTCACCCGGGAACGGGACACCGCCACCGTCCTGGTCACCCACGACCGCACCCACCTCACGGCCGCCGACCGGATCACCGAGGTGCGGGACGGGAGGCTGGTGCAGGTACCGGGGTGACGTGCCTCCGGCTGCGCGAGCTGCTGGGCGCCCCGGGGCTCGCCGTCACCGACATCGAACGAGTGCCGGCCTG comes from the Streptomyces sp. SUK 48 genome and includes:
- a CDS encoding response regulator transcription factor, encoding MTDDSSPRAPIRLLLADDHPVVRAGLRAVLETEPGLVVVAEAATAEEAVARAAGGDVDVVLMDLQFGRGMGGAEATALITARAGAPRVLVVTTYDSDADTLPAIEAGATGYLLKDAPPEDLAAAVRTAAAGRTTLAPTVAERLMNRLRMPGTALTRRETEVLVLVADGLSNQAIAQRLHLTEGTVKSHLARVYTKLAVDSRTAAVATATDLGFIRR
- a CDS encoding sensor histidine kinase, which encodes MNTASPAPTPTTRALSWCLHLLVLGLLTLAAWRAVADDGTAARPVVAVALACAGVYAAGPLLPRVRRSRRAAALWLAAVGAVWLVLLALSSDAVWLAFPLYFLQLHLLPRRAGLAAVAATAAAAIAGFAAHQGSFGAAMAIGPALGAAVAVAVVRGYQALYRESERRRRLIEELTATRADLDRVQHTAGVLAERERLAREIHDTLAQGLSSIQLLLRAAERALPDRPDAAAGHVVAARRAAVDNLAEARRFVAALTPPALDGTTLADALARLCATTGARHRITARFHRTGDPVPLATEHEVALLRIAQSALANTVRHAHATGAEITLGYLGDRVTLDITDDGTGFDPALLPAPDPESGGFGLAAMRARMRALGGTLTIESAPGRGTSLTARLPLGGPADGPPEIMYDSPPAPDTTPEARP
- a CDS encoding ABC transporter permease translates to MFVAWRDLRFAKGRFALMGTVVVLITLLVGLLSGLTAGLGRQNISAITGLPATAIAFQAPARGQGPSYADSTVTEAQRRQWAEAPGVESAEPLGITPTKATAGDRSTGVSVFGVRPGSRLAPDSGRLDDRTVVLSTGAADGLGVTAGGSLTLAGQRLTVGAVRGDAFFSHTPVVWTSLDVWRRTAPPTGDGGRPAAGVLALTTSGADTAAIDRRAGTRTVSIADSLSAIGSYTSENGSLQLMRGFLFAISALVIGAFFTVWTIQRGTDVAVLKALGAATGYLLKDALGQAVVLLVGGTLLGTGMAAALGALVVGGAVPFVLSPGTVLVPAAVTVVLGALGAALSVRRITSVDPLTALGSAR
- a CDS encoding ABC transporter ATP-binding protein, producing MSLCLSDITLTYPDGDTRLTALDRVGLEVPRGSLTAVVGPSGSGKSSLLAVAATLITPDTGTVTVDGIRTTGLSRGELTELRRGRIGIVFQQPHLLPSLTAAEQLQVMAHIDGRSPAGARGRAMGLLDAVGLAGQAGRRPHQLSGGQRQRVNIARALMNDPTVLLVDEPTSALDHERGTAVLDLLTRLTRERDTATVLVTHDRTHLTAADRITEVRDGRLVQVPG